TGGGATGACGAAGTAAGCTCCTGACTTCCTGAGGTGACATTGTCCGTCGCGGTCTTCACCTGACTTACAATCCCCAGAAGATTATGCACCATATTTTTCAGGGCGTCTGCCAGCATGCCCATTTCATCTTTTTGGTTCACATCAACTTGAGCGGTCAGATCTCCATTGGATATTTTCTGGGCAAATTCAACGCCACTTTTAATGGGATAGGTGATTGAACGAGTGATAAACATCGCAAAAATAATGCCGATGATGAGTGCGGTCACACTGATGGAAACCACACTCATTCTGGTTTTGGCTGCGTCATCCAGCATCAGCTTTTCCGACACCGTATTATCTGTCACGGTCTGAACCATCTGGTGTAGCAGATCTTTCACCTGTGCCAAATATTTTGTGGTTTCTGAAGCGTAGAGTTCCCGTGCTTGTGTCATCCCCTGAAGCCTTTCCTGAGACCGATTCTCCATTTTGCCAATATACTGACGGACGATCAACAGTTTCGATTCTACTTCATCATGATAGTGTTTTTTGGCAAGACCTGCCTGGCCTTCCCTGAGAGACTGATCAATTTTTTTACCGGCTTCGTGGAGAGCTCTGTGTGGCGCTTTCACTTCCTCAATCAGTCCAGCCAGAACAGAATCAGAAGAGCTGATTGACTCAGCCTGTTCTCCATAAAGAAAATGGCCAAAGTTGCATTCAGTGTAATCCAATTGAACATTCACCTGTTTCTTTTCTGTCAGGATTGAATCCAGTAACTGCTGTGCCCAGGCTAGATGTCCAGCTTCCTGCTTGGCAAAGAAGGTTGGCAACGTAATATCGGCCTGTTCATAAACCTTTTCAATTTTTACAGCCGACTCATGCAGTTTGCGGTGTGGTTCTTCAATAGAGTTGAACAGCCCTCTCAACGCCGGTACAAACGCTTCTGCTTTTTTGCGCCCCTCACCAT
This sequence is a window from SAR324 cluster bacterium. Protein-coding genes within it:
- a CDS encoding CZB domain-containing protein, which translates into the protein MSWKDIKIGIKIFSGIGGVLIMLTVVGFWAFIGIDQIVSNGTESAEGNRLRGELLQREVDHLNWSIALSNFLNDDKVTQLTVQKDPRECAFGRWFYGEGRKKAEAFVPALRGLFNSIEEPHRKLHESAVKIEKVYEQADITLPTFFAKQEAGHLAWAQQLLDSILTEKKQVNVQLDYTECNFGHFLYGEQAESISSSDSVLAGLIEEVKAPHRALHEAGKKIDQSLREGQAGLAKKHYHDEVESKLLIVRQYIGKMENRSQERLQGMTQARELYASETTKYLAQVKDLLHQMVQTVTDNTVSEKLMLDDAAKTRMSVVSISVTALIIGIIFAMFITRSITYPIKSGVEFAQKISNGDLTAQVDVNQKDEMGMLADALKNMVHNLLGIVSQVKTATDNVTSGSQELTSSSQQMSQGATEQAASVEETSASMEQMSSNIQQNSENAQQTEKIATKAAMDAKETGTAVSQSVDAMKEIVSKISIIEEIARQTNLLALNAAIEAARAGEHGKGFAVVASEVRKLAERSQAAAGEITQLSSNTMNVAEKAGAMLARLVPDIQRTAELVQEIKASSNEQNSGAEQINRALQQLDQVIQQNASASEELASTSEELSAQATQLQDTMSFFKT